The following is a genomic window from Bufo gargarizans isolate SCDJY-AF-19 chromosome 10, ASM1485885v1, whole genome shotgun sequence.
gggcTTTCTTATTCTTCACCCTTGTAGATAAGGTCTTACATTTTGCAGAAATTTCAGACCAACCACGTAGACTACACACTTGTCTGAAGGTTTTGCCTTGTCTAGGACCAGTACTCTGTTAATGACCACTGTGTTATATCTTCCTTTCCTGACTGTGCCTCTGTTCCTTGCAGCCTCCACCATCCGTGCGCTGCCACAAGTGCGATGTGAGGGCTCCACTACAGAGACGAGACGTAAGTATGGGTATGCAAAGGATCGTCATCCAAATTTGATTATTTGGAGTTCCCTTGCTTGTAGTATTGCCGTGGAGGCCACACCTTGTAGTACCTCCATTCTCCATGTTGTATTACAGGAGTACTCAGCTACTTAGTAGTCTGGTTaccggaagcggcgtcacctggaggTTCAGGCTGAGAACCTACAGTGAAGATGTTGTCTTGTTCCAAACATTATAGACCTATTTACATCCagctttattattatttgttaggGGGAAAAACCAGACTAGAGCTTAAAATTAAATGACCCCAGACCCCTAAACTCATTCAcagcccagaccagacccctaaactcattcacagcccagaccagacccctaaactcattcacagcccagaccagacccctaaactcattcacagcccagaccagacccctaaactcattcacagcccagaccagacccctaaactcattcacagcccagaccagacccctaaactcattcacagcccagaccagacccctaaactcattcacagcccagaccagacccctaaactcattcacagcccagaccagacccctaaactcattcacagcccagaccagacccctaaactcattcacagcccagaccagacccctaaactcattcacagcccagaccagacccctaaactcattcacagcccagaccagacccctaaactcattcacagcccagaccagacccctaaactcattcacagcccagaccagacccctaaactcattcacagcccagaccagacccctaaacccATTCACAGCCCAGACCCGACCCCGAAACTCATTCACAGACCAGACCCCGAAACGCATTCGGAGCTTAGACCAGACCCCGAAACGCATTCGGAGCTTAGACCAGACCCCGAAACTCATTCGGAGCTTAGACCAGACCCCAAAACTCATTCGGAGCTTAGACCAGACCCCGAAACTCATTCGGAGCTTAGACCAGACCCCGAAACTCATTCGGAGCCCACACCAGGCCCCGAAACTCATTCGGAGCCCACACCAGGCCCCGAAACTCATTCGGAGCCCACACCAGGCCCCGAAACTCATTCGGAGCCCACACCAGGCCCCGAAACTCATTCGGAGCCCACACCAGGCCCCGAAACTCATTCGGAGCCCACACCAGGCCCCGAAACTCATTCGGAGCCCACACCAGGCCCCGAAACTCATTCGGAGCCCACACCAGGCCCCGAAACTCATTCGGAGCCCACACCAGGCCCCGAAACTCATTCGGAGCCCACACCAGGCCCCGAAACTCATTCGGAGCCCACACCAGGCCCCGAAACTCATTCGGAGCCCACACCAGGCCCCGAAACTCATTCGGAGCCCACACCAGGCCCCGAAACTCATTCGGAGCCCACACCAGGCCCCGAAACTCATTCGGAGCCCACACCAGGCCCCGAAACTCATTCGGAGCCCACACCAGGCCCCGAAACTCATTCGGAGCCCACACCAGGCCCCGAAACTCATTCGGAGCCCACACCAGGCCCCGAAACTCATTCGGAGCCCACACCAGGCCCCGAAACTCATTCGGAGCCCACACCAGGCCCCGAAACTCATCTTGAGCatagatcagacaaaaaaaatcatatcctTACCCCTCCTGGGTCCTCTTCACTACCAGGTACCACACACACTAAATCCTGGGGCTGGCCGGCATCAGGACATAGTGTGCTGGGCCCCGGCAGTTATTCCACTCCTGATGGCAGATGTGCTGTCATAGATGCACATAATACCCTCCTCCAGGGGTTTGGATTTGCACTGCAGTCCCTCAATTGAGTCCCCGTCATATAACATTGGCCACACTGCCATTCTCTCCAAGATAGCTACTTTAAAGAGatgctgtcccctctcctgacatgtctgttttagtaaccacCTGCATCCTCCATGTAATAGCAAtcctggagcctctattcttatgcctCTGTGcggtgccattcctgtattattcctactagaagtttacaaataaattaccagcagtctgcagtaaaggtactgctgggtgttactagTAATGTGACACTGTGCAAGGACACCCCCCCAAATGTTAACACCCATCTGTGCCTTTACTGTAGACTGTTGGCAATGTAttaataacttctagcaggaataataaaggaatggcacaacatagagtcataagaatagatgctccagtatTGCTATTACATgtggaatacaagtagttactaaaacagacatgtcaggagaggggacaggtcctctttaatctccTGACAGATCCCGTCATAGTAGGGCATACCTATAGAGCTGCGGTCAGTGCTGTGGTACCCTCTGCACAGCCTATTCGGGGCAGGAAGAAAGTCTTTTGTGGCTTAATTTTTGTGATGATTGCTGTAGACCAGGGATgttcaacctacggccctccagctgttgcaaaactacaatccccagcatgtctggacagcctacagctattagagcatgctggcagttctggttttgcaacagctggagagccgcaggttgagcatccctgccgtACACACATCTGACCAGCTCACAGTACCTTTtcttgcattaggcctcatgcacacgaccgttccgtttttttgcggtccgcaaattgcagatccgcaaaacactgaagccgcctgtgtgctttctgcaatttacggaacgggcggctcattgtagaaatgcctatttttgtccgcaaaacggacaagaataggacatgttatatattttttgcaacagtcgtgtgcatgaggccttactgtgtgaAATATATACAGACTATTTCTGTGTTCTAGGAGGTTTGCAGTTTCCAtctttcttagggctctttcacacttgcgttcttgtcttccggcatagagttccgtcgtcggggctctatgccggaagaatcctgatcagttttatcctaatgcattctgaatggagagaaatcagttcaggatgcatcaggatgtcttcagttccggaacggaacgatttttggccgcagcaaatagcgcagcatgctgtgctttttgctccggccaaaaatccggaacacttgccgcaaggccggatccggaatgaatgcccattgaaaggcattgatccggatccagccttaagctaaacgtcgtttcggcgcattgccggatccgacgtttagctttttctcaatggttaccatgcctgccgggacgctaaagtcctggcagccatggtaaagtgtagcggggagcagcatacttaccgtccgtgcggctcccggggcgtttcagagtgacgtcagggcgccccaagcgcatggatcacttgatcgcatggcacgtcatccatgcgcctgcgcgatgacatcttctctttcggtgatatcatcggcgcatgcgcactgagggagtgctgaggaggcgagcctccttatctcagagcgcctgcgccgaatcaacacaggcgcgtgatttttgaaatgcagacagggccggccggaggaggagatcgcggctggccctgtcaatcaacagaaggagggggcggttttctgcggctgctaccagcaagtagacgccctacttgctggtagacaggtaattagcatatcttaaaagtatgttttttgctaaatctactgaacgaaaatgattaataacataatgtatagcaatatcgcaggatagggattataagtacacaaaaaaaaaaatattgagtttagtggggtgacagaagccctttaaatatgttttacgtttttcttctgtttatttctttttgtttattttgcaGCAACGGTTCGTCCTGCAGACACAGTGTTGACCAATCAGCTCACTGCATTCGGAGAGTATGTTGCAGAAATTTTTCCCAAGTATGTGCAGCAGGTTCAGGTGAGTCTGTCTGCACCCACTACCCTCTATAGCAGAGCCTGGTAACCttcggcactctagctgttgtgaaactacaattcccagcatgctccattcatttctatgagagttcttaggaGAGCAGAgccagtatgcatgctgggagttgtagttttaaaacagctggagtgccggagattgCCTACCCCTGCTTTATAGAAATAAAAGGCGGGGAATTCACAATTCCAATAGACATCCTTTGTGTGTCACTTTCCCCCACTAGAGGGCCTCATGTCACTGCGTCTGTAATAAatgttttctatttatttatttatttacattttgctgccattggaaattgatttttaatgATATTCTATTTTTAATGACAGATCCCTCCAAGctttaaatgtatatatatatgacctTCATATTTGGCACCCAGGGTCTGGATTAAGCTTTTCTACAGCAGCAGCAAATATGAATTTCTCTACCCTATCCCTCTGTATCGAAATACACTGGGCAAGGTAGCATGGCTTCTTGTACCCAGCACCCCCTGGGTCTGTATACAGCCCTCTCTTGCTGTAGGTATGCTCCTCTACCAAAACATCATGTTGCAGACATAGTTTAAAGGGGCTTTACCATCTATTACTAGCTGCACATGTGCTGGGAACAGCACCTACCTGCCGCTTGTAATAGCTATTATTTAACCAGAGGAGCCAATGTCCTATTGTTTAGTATGTCTAATATATGTTCCCAGAGCTGCGCTCCTAAATGTGAGGGCCCTGGCTGGCAGCAGCCTCCCTTCACTTACCATGGGGACAGACTGCGCTTGTTCCCCTGTCCATCCCCAGTGTAAAGGCTCATGCTCGGTCACCGACCCATTCActggatccgcatccgacggtccgcatgcactacttttttgcggtgcggaggcatggacagaaaccccacggaagcactccgtgggGTTCCATGCGTCCGTTCCACACCGACCttacggattgcggacccatttgagTGAATGGGTCCTTATCCATGATgctgggtgcacacggccggttccTGTGTATTGCTGAcctgctgtttgcaggccgcaatacggacaCGGCcggcacacagtcgtgtgcatgagccctaagtgaatGGAGTCTGCTGATGGGCAGGACTCTGTGAAGCTAGTATGATagatagtggccaaccccttgaATTTAGAGTTTCGTTAACCGTCCATGTTCCTTTAACAAAATGTGTCCAGCCTTACACAATgtctgtccataggttgtgtctgatattgcagTTCAGCTCCATTGATGTGAATGAGGCTAAgttgcagtaccacacacaacctctGAACATGTGTGGCGCTGTTTATGGAAAAAGATACCACTTTTTTCTAACCCTGGACAGTCCCTTCAACTCCAAATAGCAGCATTGCCATCCAATGCCATAAATTATCGTACCCGATCCCTCCCAGTTAAAGGAAAATCCTTAATGTGCATGTTAATTGTATGGCGAGCAGTGGCCGGTTGCCGAATATTTCCAGTTGCTGATCTACGGAGGGGAATGAATAAAGGAGAAGCCGAAAACAAGCTCTAACTAACCACTATCTAGTAGTAGCTGCTGGGGCGCGGTAGGTGCTCGTTTCTTACAGTGATGTTCTCTCTTAGGTCACGTGCTATGAAGAACTGGAGATTATGATTCATCCTGATGGAGTCATCCCGGTCCTGATCTTCCTCCGAGATCACACCAACGCTCAGTTTAAGTCGTTGGCTGACCTGACCGCCGTAGATATCCCTACAAGGCAGAACCGCTTCGAGGTAATCACCAGCTTGAGCAGCAGCGTAACTAGAATCCTGTGGGCCCCACAATATAACTGGACAGAACCCAGTacataataccacagtgcaaggGACTAATAACACCGCCATATCGTTTCTGAATATTACCACCACACTGTTACTGAGCCCATATTACTAGTATACAGTGATCACCCAGCAATACACAGGAGCTATGAGGACGATATGTTATTACAGTATAGTCATATCCACTGACGTCTTCTCTGGAGTCATTCGCTGTCCCTTTCCTTCTCCATCCGGCCCACACCACAAGGAAGATTTGTTCTCACCATGATGCGACACTGAAGAATTTGCCACCCAGATGGTGTAGGCTCCTCACTTTTCCAGCACCCTcaccacttttttccccccaccttTTACACAAACGCTCCATAGTGGTTCAGATGGTGATAAtgtcccacctttgtgccccataCCGTAATAGTAGCTTTTTTACAATAATGGTACCCATCTTTTGTGCCCTGCACAGTAATATTGACCCTTTATAGTCCCCTCACGGTAATAGTGCCCCCTTTAGGCTGCACACGGTAATAGTGCCCCCTTTAGGCTGCACACGGTAATAGTGCCCCCTTTAGGCTGCACACGGTAATAGTGCCCCCTTTAGGCTGCACGCGGTAATAGTGCCCCCTTTAGGCTCCACGCTGTAATAGTGCCCCCTTTAGGCTGCACACGGTAATAGTGCCCCCTTTAGGCTGCACACGgtaatagtgccccctttacCTGTCACGTGGTAGTTGGCTTAAATGTCAACCAGAATACTTTAAACAGAACAGCTGCTTGCATGGACACAGGCACAGGGCTGGGATCCAGGACACTGCACCACACATGCAAGAGAAGAAGGGAGTGCTGCTGTGCTGGGGCTGTGCTTCTGATGGATTTGTGGCAGCGCAGCCCCAATGGTAGTACCCCACATTGCTGCGCTCTAGCATGGAGAGATCTGTTCTGTTGCTAATCTGCAGAAAGCCAAGCGGATTAAATCCTTTTCGGAACCGGTCCCAGTCACTCCCCCAGCACCATAAATATTACGCCCCCGCCTCAAGACTTGCATGTAAAGCTGGGTTTATATtgggcgattgtcaggaaggaagcgttgtttcgtgacagtcggctgctcgttcagtgaagaagaccgctgcatttacatgctgcgatctccttcactgtatgaggacgaggggtCGCTATTGTGATCACTCGTCCTCgtacagaatcatggtttctgagcagcagattgctgtttagaccacacgatctgctgcccagaagccatgattggtggtgcctgcaCGAGCGAcgggatcacccgatgaacgagcgtttcgcaTGTAAATcaggtgatcggcggcacatttagatgggcagattgtcggaAACGACTGTTTGCAGAAAcagtcgttcccgataatctgcccgataGTTAGGAATAGCAATTCAGTCATTTAATAAagtcatttaggcctcttgcacatgaacgtgtgctgcccgtgcccCTGCTGCGGACCtaaaattgcggtccgcaatgcacgggcaccgaccgtgcggctgccgcatgcggatcgcgaccctATTAACCTGAATGGGGTCCacaatccgtccgttccgcaaaaagatagttctatctttttgtggaacggaagcacggaatggaaccccacgaaaaaaactctgtagtgcttctctTCTGtttcgcaccgcatctccgggtttgcggactcaatcaagtgaatgggtccgcatcagtgatgcagaatgcacacggccggtgccccgtgtattgcggacccgccgtatgcaggcCACAATACGGCTATAGgaggcacacggtcgtgtgcaagaggcctctttctgacaaagctggaaccagccctacacctcacatggatccagagatctctccattcattgctctgcaagatttatattaaccccttagtgaccagcctgttttgggccttactgaccaagcgtttttcttccttttttttttattgtcgcgttccaagagctataacttttatttttccgtctatatagctttatgagggctttttttttgcgggactagTTGTAGTAGAAatgagaaaaagagcaaacagcaggtggcgccgtacagatacattttattgaataactgagTGGCTATActgaatttttaattacatgctgcaattacaaaagtattcagattcgcTGGTTTGAAAACCGCAGTAGATGGTTTTTGGGACAGCCTTTTTAACTTTAAATTTAGCACAGCCCCGATAATTCTACACTTCAGAGGACAATACTGTACATTGGAGAAGTCTGAACCCTTCAGCATGTTCTGTTTCCTTTGCAGATTATCTACAACTTACTGTCCTTGCAGTATAACTCCAGGATCCGTGTGAAGACCTACGCAGATGAACTCACTCCCATAGACTCAATTGTCTCTGTCCATAAAGCTGCAAATTGGTATGAGAGGGAGGTGAGCTACTTATCGTGTTTCAGTATGATGGCGTTGCTCGTCTAAATTCTACACAATACATGAAAATGAGTCGCATCCATTAATAGCTACTTTTACACTtccgttgttaattccggtattgagatccggcagaggatctcagtaCCGGAATTAATCGGATCCGTTttcattttgcacatcaggaggcatctgttccgttaggatgcggttgtgtgaaataaaAACGGAAAAAATGTCAATGggtctgtcaccattgacttgcattgttttcagtgccggatccatttttttcctgtttttatgaccggacacacaaccgcagcttgcagcggttttgtgtccgttcacaaaacggaatgctgccggaacggaagacatcctgatgcatcctgaacggatctctttccattcagaatgcatgaggagtaaactgaaagtttttttttctgttattgagatcctctgccggatctcaacaccggaaaacaacaacccaagtgtgaaagtagccctagtaACAGTTTGTGATAGTCCTCATTCCGCATCTATTAGATCCTCTGGttgctgtatgttctgtagtataTATGTGACAACATATGACACATCGTTCTACTATAAAAACCAATAGGAAATTACTAATCCGGCTCCTCCTCTCATCTTAGGTTTGGGACATGTATGGCGTCTTTTTTGCCAATCATCCTGATCTGAGACGAATCCTTACAGATTACGGTTTTGAGGGGCACCCATTCCGTAAGGACTTCCCTCTGTCCGGATATGTGGAGGTAAGTCATTTTCACACAGGGAAgactttacgctgggttcacacctgagcgttttacagcgcgttcaaacacgctgtaaaacgctcaatacgtgaaaaccaatgcttccctatggccctggttcacacttgagtgttttacagcgcgtttgaacgcgctgaaaaacgccctacgctcaagaaagttcttgagcttctttggggcgttttgtcgcgcgttcccgtacatagactttcgagAACGCGcaacaatgtgtgttcgcttgtctctgtatgcgcgattgtaaacgccggtacaatcgcgcatacagagcgctcctttcagaatgctcaggtgtgaacccagggtcagggTAAGGCTACATGGAGCaaaatttctgctgcagattttgctgctATTCCTCAAAGGATGAGATTCGTGGTGGATATCTGAAGCATAAATGGCTGTGGATTTATAATCTGAACCGCAGGTCCGTTTACgctgcagatttttattttattctaggacatgttctattttttgtggaaaggacatacggacacggaatgcacgcggagtcATTTCAGTTTGTatttttcaagccccattgaagtgaatggctctgCATACAGatctgtaaaaaaacggaacagaaatggggaaaaaatacgtttgtgtgcatgagccctaaatctcgaCTTTGCTTTTACTGTGAAACATGCTTTTACTGTGAAACACTGCAGATTTGGCTCATGCAAATCCACCGCGTATACGTCTCATATATATTCTGCCTGCATGTATCTAATTTGACTCTTCAATTGGCACATGGGCGGTAAGCAtctcagcagcaaagaaagctgacagatgtactgcgcatgcaccgacTGAAGATTCAACAGGGCATGCGTTGGATTACAGGGTCAGTCAAGAGGATGCCTGGCCCCGTCATTCGTGGGGGGGGAGTTAAGGCTGGAGAGCTGAGGAGCTAGGGCCTgtcccttggtgcactgaagccctcattagCATAATGAATACAAGTCTTGATTTCTCCTTAGCAGGACCATAGATTTTAACAAGTAAGGTGGTATTTTAATCAGAAGGATTGACCCTACAGTATGCCTGGTTTCACGGGGTTTAACCACTTAACTGTTTTGCCCAAGTCCAGCtcgggcagtgggaaaagtagctaactggaggggcgagggctgctttagatgctgctatctcctgaatggtagcagctaaaaAGATTGCAAAGCTGACATTtaaggctttcatacaagaccaaaatgacagctaaagtccaagcaacagaggagaaatcactgtttgAAATCGAGTCAGTAATAATCGTGGGTAagacctgcttttactttcactttcagctgcattcacagcatcctgatttctatcagtgatatcttcccctgtactgaatagattgctgtcattctggtattgtctgaaatctTGGAATGTCAaacagttgcatgtttctagctgctaccattcaggagatagcagcatctaaagcagccctccccctccagttagctacttttcccactacTGGACTGGGGCAAAACAGGtggttaaagagcatctgtcagcatgatcaggtCTATTAAGCCAGGCACACTGCcgggtagggttgatcatgctgattaaaattataccTCATTTATGTCTGTACGATGCACCATTCCAGAAAAAATTTagctttttattaatatgctaattcgTTTGTTGGAGCACCAAAGGGCCGGTCAGATCCCTTGGAGCACCAGTTTGTGAACACACCTGTAGATTTAGCCACTCCCCCCTCACCTGGATCCCAggagatgtctagccctgtcaatccagGGGAGTGGGGGTGGCTAACGCTGCAGGGGTGTTTACTTACTGGTGTTCTAAGGACTTTGGCCCGCCCTTTGGTGCTCCAACTAGCTAATTAGCACATTACTAAAAGCGAAGTTCTCTCTGGGACGGTGCATCATACAGACATAAATCAGGTATTATCTCAATCAGCAttgtcaaccctaccaggcataataggattgatcctgctgattattTAGGTAAATAACAGTTAACACTTTTAAAGGAAAACCTCACCTAAATCTAACAGAAGATAGAAAATTTGGTATGGGGGCATGGTCAGTGATTCTGCCCTGATACAGCG
Proteins encoded in this region:
- the NDUFS3 gene encoding NADH dehydrogenase [ubiquinone] iron-sulfur protein 3, mitochondrial, with amino-acid sequence MMLAGVRAAQRALLRGASTIRALPQVRCEGSTTETRPTVRPADTVLTNQLTAFGEYVAEIFPKYVQQVQVTCYEELEIMIHPDGVIPVLIFLRDHTNAQFKSLADLTAVDIPTRQNRFEIIYNLLSLQYNSRIRVKTYADELTPIDSIVSVHKAANWYEREVWDMYGVFFANHPDLRRILTDYGFEGHPFRKDFPLSGYVEVRYDDEVKRVVAEPVQLSQEFRKFDLSSPWEAFPAYREVPESPKLEAGETKEKK